ATAAGATCGATGAATATCGGATCTCAGAAATCTTTGAGATTGGCCCGCAGGAAAATCGAGTCGTTCCATTTGAGATTCAACTGCCGTATGACACGCCTTTAACTACTACTGATACCCTGATTTACTTGAAGACGGGCTTAGATATTCAAATGGCTATTAATCCCAATGACGAAGATGGAATAGAAGTACGTGCCCATTCAATGGTGGAGAGAATTGTGACTGCGATTGAAAGTGTTGGGTTTCACTTAGAAGAAGTGGAATGCGAATTAAGTAATCACTACTCGCGGTATCCGTTTGTACAAGAATTTAAATTTGAGCCTAACTATGGGTATAAGCAAGATATTGATGAATTAGAAGTTATTTTCCATGTTGGTGAACATCAAGTAGAGGTGGACATGGAAATAGAT
This portion of the Mechercharimyces sp. CAU 1602 genome encodes:
- a CDS encoding sporulation protein, translating into MSFFSKALASMGIGAARVDSRLEKSVYHQGETIFGEIYIQGGQVRQKIDEIYLYLIVRYHEGDAMKEYKIDEYRISEIFEIGPQENRVVPFEIQLPYDTPLTTTDTLIYLKTGLDIQMAINPNDEDGIEVRAHSMVERIVTAIESVGFHLEEVECELSNHYSRYPFVQEFKFEPNYGYKQDIDELEVIFHVGEHQVEVDMEIDRKASDWMGSLEEALALDERIVRFTVLREDVEERSNNLELKIRDILEEHV